In Falco cherrug isolate bFalChe1 chromosome 5, bFalChe1.pri, whole genome shotgun sequence, one DNA window encodes the following:
- the GRM3 gene encoding metabotropic glutamate receptor 3 — MFLRAAKTGPVKMFTRLQVLALALFSKGVFLSLSDHSFVRKEIKIEGDLVLGGLFPINEKGTGIEECGRINEDRGIQRLEAMLFAIDEINRDNYLLPGIKLGVHILDTCSRDTYALEQSLEFVRASLTKVDETEYMCPDGSYAVQENLPLLIAGVIGGSYSSVSIQVANLLRLFQIPQISYASTSAKLSDKSRYDYFARTVPPDFYQAKAMAEILRYFNWTYVSTVASEGDYGETGIEAFEQEARLRNICIATSEKVGRSNIRKSYDGVIRELLQKPNARVVVLFMRGDDSRELIAAANRFNVSFTWIASDGWGAQESIVKGNEHIASGAITLELASHPVKEFDKYFQSLSPYNNRRNPWFKDFWEQKFQCNLQNRKPHKKACDKHFTINSSNYEQESKIMFVVNAVYAMAHALHKMQRSLCPNTTKLCDAMKHLDGRKLYKDYLLKVNFTAPFNPPNAADSMVKFDAYGDGIGRYNVFNFQYTGGRYSYVKVGHWAETLSLEADSIHWSRSSVPVSQCSDPCAPNEMKNMQPGDVCCWICIPCETYEYLADEFTCADCGPGKWPTADLTGCYDLPEDYIKWEDAWAIGPVTIACLGFICTFMVIGVFIKHNNTPLVKASGRELCYILLFGVFLSYSMTFFFIAKPSPAICTLRRLGLGSSFAVCYSALLTKTNCIARIFDGVKNGAQRPKFISPSSQVFICLSLILVQIVVVSVWLILEAPGTRRYTLPEKRETVILKCNVKDSSMLISLTYDVILVVLCTVYAFKTRKCPENFNEAKFIGFTMYTTCIIWLAFLPIFYVTSSDYRVQTTTMCISVSLSGFVVLGCLFAPKVHIILFQPQKNVVTHRLHLNRFSVSGTGTTYSQSSASMYVPTVCNGREVLDSTTSSL, encoded by the exons ATGTTTCTTAGAGCTGCTAAAACAGGACCAGTGAAGATGTTCACCAGACTCCAAGTCCTTGCGCTagctttattttccaaaggAGTTTTCCTTTCCCTAAGTGACCACAGCTTTGTAAGGAAGGAAATTAAGATAGAAGGAGACCTGGTCTTAGGTGGCTTATTCCCAATCAATGAAAAAGGCACAGGGATAGAAGAATGTGGGAGAATTAATGAAGACCGAGGCATCCAGCGTTTGGAGGCCATGTTGTTCGCCATCGATGAAATCAACAGAGACAACTACTTGCTGCCAGGAATTAAGCTTGGAGTTCACATCTTGGATACGTGTTCCAGGGATACATATGCCTTAGAACAGTCTTTGGAGTTTGTCAGGGCATCTTTGACTAAAGTGGATGAAACAGAGTACATGTGCCCTGATGGCTCATATGCCGTTCAAGAAAATTTACCATTACTCATTGCAGGAGTCATAGGTGGTTCCTATAGCAGTGTCTCCATACAG GTAGCAAACCTGCTCCGACTCTTCCAGATCCCCCAGATAAGCTATGCCTCCACCAGTGCCAAGCTGAGTGACAAATCCCGCTATGACTATTTTGCGCGGACAGTGCCCCCTGACTTCTACCAAGCGAAAGCCATGGCTGAAATCTTACGGTACTTCAACTGGACTTACGTGTCAACAGTTGCTTCAGAAGGAGATTATGGTGAGACAGGGATCGAAGCCTTCGAGCAGGAAGCTCGCCTCCGTAACATCTGCATCGCCACCTCCGAGAAAGTGGGCCGGTCAAACATCAGGAAGTCCTACGATGGCGTGATCAGAGAGCTCCTCCAGAAACCCAATGCCAGGGTGGTGGTGCTCTTCATGCGAGGCGACGACTCTCGGGAGCTCATTGCAGCTGCCAACCGCTTCAATGTTTCCTTCACCTGGATTGCCAGTGATGGATGGGGTGCACAAGAGAGTATTGTCAAGGGCAATGAGCACATAGCTTCCGGGGCAATAACCTTGGAACTTGCTTCCCATCCAGTTAAAGAATTTGACAAGTATTTCCAAAGCCTCAGCCCTTACAATAACAGACGCAACCCCTGGTTCAAGGACTTCTGGGAGCAAAAATTCCAGTGTAATCTCCAGAACCGAAAACCACATAAAAAGGCTTGTGACAAGCACTTCACTATCAACAGTTCCAACTACGAGCAAGAATCCAAGATCATGTTTGTTGTGAATGCCGTGTATGCGATGGCCCATGCCTTGCATAAAATGCAGAGGAGTCTGTGTCCAAACACCACCAAACTCTGTGATGCCATGAAGCATCTGGATGGCAGGAAGCTGTACAAAGATTATCTCCTGAAAGTAAATTTTACAG cTCCATTCAATCCTCCCAATGCTGCAGACAGTATGGTCAAATTTGATGCCTATGGAGACGGGATAGGACGATACAACGTATTCAATTTCCAGTACACTGGAGGCAGATACTCCTATGTGAAGGTTGGTCACTGGGCAGAAACCTTGTCACTTGAGGCTGACTCTATCCACTGGTCCAGGAGCTCTGTCCCTGTCTCCCAGTGCAGTGACCCCTGTGCTCCTAACGAGATGAAGAATATGCAACCAGGAGATGTCTGCTGTTGGATTTGTATTCCCTGTGAAACTTATGAGTACCTGGCTGATGAATTCACTTGTGCAGACTGTGGGCCTGGAAAATGGCCCACAGCTGACTTGACTGGCTGTTATGACCTACCAGAAGACTACATCAAGTGGGAAGATGCTTGGGCAATAGGTCCCGTTACCATTGCATGCCTGGGttttatttgtacttttatGGTCATTGGAGTGTTCATCAAGCACAACAATACCCCTCTGGTTAAAGCCTCTGGCCGTGAACTCTGCTACATATTACTCTTTGGGGTCTTCCTGTCTTACAGCATGACTTTCTTCTTCATAGCTAAGCCTTCTCCAGCTATCTGCACCCTTCGTCGTTTGGGGCTAGGAAGTTCCTTTGCTGTCTGCTACTCTGCCCTTCTGACAAAAACGAACTGCATAGCCAGAATATTTGATGGTGTAAAGAATGGTGCCCAAAGGCCTAAGTTCATCAGCCCCAGCTCTCAGGTCTTCATCTGCCTGAGTCTCATTTTGGTACAGATTGTGGTGGTGTCCGTGTGGCTTATCTTGGAGGCCCCTGGCACCAGGCGGTACACTCTTCCTGAGAAGAGAGAGACTGTCATATTGAAATGCAATGTCAAAGATTCCAGTATGTTAATCTCCTTAACATATGATGTAATCCTCGTAGTCTTATGCACTGTATATGCCTTCAAAACAAGGAAATGTCCAGAGAACTTCAACGAAGCCAAGTTTATCGGTTTCACGATGTACACAACGTGCATCATTTGGCTGGCCTTTCTCCCCATATTTTATGTGACATCCAGTGACTACAGA